A DNA window from Loxodonta africana isolate mLoxAfr1 chromosome 7, mLoxAfr1.hap2, whole genome shotgun sequence contains the following coding sequences:
- the ASRGL1 gene encoding isoaspartyl peptidase/L-asparaginase has product MNPVIVVHGGGSSSISKERKECVRQGIMRAATVGYNILKEGGSAVDAVEGAVIVLENDPEFNAGCGSVLNVNGDVEMDASIMDGKDLSTGAVSAVRCIANPIKLARLVMDKTPHCFLTDQGAAKFAAAMGIPQIPGEQLVTERNIKRLEKEKREKGAQKPDCKKNLGTVGAVALDCKGNVAYATSTGGIVNKMFGRVGDSPCVGSGGYADNNIGAISTTGHGESILKVNLARLALFHVEQGKTLEEAANLSLGYMKSRLKGLGGVILVDKTGGWVVKWTSTSMPWAAAKEGKLYSGIDVGETTTTDLA; this is encoded by the exons ATGAATCCCGTCATTGTGGTCCATGGAGGTGGATCCAGCAGTATCTCGAAGGAACGAAAAGAGTGCGTGCGCCAGGGGATCATGAGAGCCGCCACTGTGGGTTACAACATCCTCAAGGAGGGAGGGAGCGCAGTTGATGCTGTAGAAGGAGCTGTGATCGTACTCGAAAATGATCCCGAGTTCAACGCAG gttgtGGATCTGTCTTGAACGTAAATGGTGATGTTGAAATGGATGCTAGTATCATGGACGGGAAAGACTTGTCCACAGGAGCAGTATCTGCAGTCCGCTGTATAGCAAACCCCATTAAACTTGCACGTCTTGTTATGGACAAG ACACCTCATTGCTTTCTGACTGACCAAGGAGCAGCAAAATTTGCAGCAGCCATGGGGATTCCACAGATTCCTGGTGAGCAACTGGTGACAGAGAGAAACATAAAGCGCCTAGAAAAGGAGAAGCGTGAGAAAGGGGCTCAGAAACCAGATTGTAAAAA AAATTTGGGAACTGTGGGTGCTGTTGCCCTGGACTGCAAAGGAAACGTAGCTTACGCAACGTCTACAGGGGGTATCGTTAATAAAATGTTTGGCCGAGTTGGGGACTCGCCATGTGTAG GATCCGGAGGTTACGCTGACAACAACATTGGAGCCATTTCCACCACAGGGCACGGGGAGAGCATCCTGAAGGTGAATCTGGCCAGGCTCGCTCTCTTCCACGTAGAACAAG GAAAAACATTAGAAGAGGCTGCGAACCTGTCACTGGGCTACATGAAGTCCAGGCTTAAAGGTTTAGGTGGCGTCATCTTGGTCGACAAAACAGGAGGCTGGGTTGTAAAGTGGACGTCCACATCCATGCCCTGGGCAGCCGCGAAGGAGGGCAAGCTGTACTCTGGAATCGATGTGGGCGAAACCACTACCACTGACCTGGCCTAA